The following are encoded in a window of Nakamurella sp. A5-74 genomic DNA:
- a CDS encoding sugar ABC transporter ATP-binding protein gives MISNATGVAPTTAGDPPVLQVDGISKSFGDNLVLRGVGLQIRRGEIYGLMGANGAGKSTLIKILCGAEQPDGGTIAVNGSPTTFADPLAAVRRGVGTVHQNPNDGVILDMTVAENLALDRLNSGSSSPWFSRRRTERDARDVAATLGLQLSRSAMRAPVRELGVSERQLLVLARALSRQPEILILDEPTSALSTEETGRLFELLRQLVQDGATLLYVSHKLSEFDALCDRVGVLRDGAMQGEFLRGQSGPATDLDSSLLTKRPAVQNQGFDWGQVLQALFDRTPAEMARTENVGSESVLQLSGMQVFPGSPPLDLELRSGEVTVLLGLLGSGKSELLEAVFGARPSHGGSATLDGAPFAPGHPTEAIDAGVYLVPESRHEQAIVPGWSIERQLSLPFTRTFSRGTLMNTRAERTAARRSISTLGVVTTSSSAPIETLSGGNQQKVVVGRWLLGRPKVLLLDEPFRGVDINARHDIGTTITALTETAAVLVATSDLDEALEVADRIVVLRQGMIVADVRLSAAHRSELIAAMSPVSSTLLADDQQVGVEAVGALTHDPLDDLLEHPAAPHTSPAPLPQRSTTEHSNEESS, from the coding sequence ATGATCAGCAACGCCACCGGGGTCGCCCCCACCACCGCGGGCGATCCACCCGTTCTGCAGGTCGACGGGATCTCCAAGAGCTTCGGCGACAATCTGGTGCTGCGCGGCGTCGGTCTGCAGATCCGACGCGGTGAGATCTACGGCCTGATGGGCGCCAACGGTGCCGGCAAATCCACCCTGATCAAGATCCTCTGCGGCGCGGAGCAACCCGACGGCGGGACCATCGCGGTCAACGGCTCCCCCACCACGTTCGCCGACCCGCTCGCTGCGGTGCGCCGCGGGGTCGGCACCGTGCACCAGAACCCGAACGACGGCGTCATCCTCGACATGACCGTCGCGGAGAACCTGGCCCTCGACCGGCTCAACTCCGGCTCCTCCTCCCCATGGTTCTCCCGGCGGCGCACCGAGCGCGACGCGCGGGACGTGGCGGCCACCCTCGGCCTGCAGCTGTCCCGGTCGGCGATGCGGGCACCCGTCCGGGAGCTGGGGGTCTCCGAGCGCCAACTGTTGGTGCTGGCGCGGGCACTGTCCCGGCAACCGGAGATCCTGATCCTGGACGAGCCGACCTCGGCGTTGTCGACCGAGGAAACGGGGCGCCTGTTCGAGCTGCTGCGCCAACTCGTGCAGGACGGCGCCACCCTGCTCTACGTCAGCCACAAGCTCTCCGAGTTCGATGCCCTGTGCGATCGGGTCGGGGTACTGCGGGACGGCGCCATGCAGGGCGAGTTCCTCCGCGGACAGTCCGGCCCCGCGACCGACCTCGACAGCAGTCTGTTGACCAAGCGGCCGGCCGTGCAGAACCAGGGATTCGACTGGGGTCAGGTGCTGCAGGCGCTGTTCGACCGCACTCCGGCCGAGATGGCCCGCACCGAGAACGTCGGCAGCGAGTCGGTCCTGCAACTCAGCGGCATGCAGGTGTTCCCGGGCTCACCGCCGCTGGACCTGGAGCTCCGCAGCGGTGAGGTGACCGTGCTGCTGGGGCTGCTCGGCAGCGGGAAGTCCGAGCTGCTGGAGGCCGTGTTCGGTGCGCGACCCTCCCACGGGGGCTCGGCCACCCTGGACGGGGCGCCCTTCGCTCCCGGGCACCCGACCGAGGCCATCGACGCCGGGGTCTACCTGGTGCCCGAGTCGCGACACGAGCAGGCGATCGTCCCCGGTTGGTCGATCGAGCGTCAGCTCTCATTGCCCTTCACCCGCACGTTCTCCCGCGGAACACTGATGAACACCCGCGCGGAGCGCACCGCAGCCCGCCGGAGCATCAGCACTCTCGGCGTCGTCACCACGTCCAGCTCCGCCCCGATCGAGACGCTCTCCGGCGGCAACCAGCAGAAGGTCGTCGTCGGCCGCTGGTTGCTCGGCCGACCGAAGGTGCTGTTGCTCGACGAGCCCTTCCGCGGCGTCGACATCAACGCCAGGCACGACATCGGCACCACCATCACGGCCCTCACCGAGACCGCTGCAGTGCTGGTCGCCACCTCCGATCTGGACGAGGCCCTGGAGGTCGCCGATCGCATCGTGGTGCTCCGTCAGGGGATGATCGTCGCCGACGTCCGGCTGTCGGCCGCACACCGCAGCGAGCTCATCGCGGCCATGTCCCCGGTCAGCTCGACACTGTTGGCCGACGACCAGCAGGTCGGTGTCGAGGCGGTCGGGGC